The Tepidibacter aestuarii genome contains a region encoding:
- the kamA gene encoding lysine 2,3-aminomutase, producing the protein MKNSRRFELFENVTDEQWNDWKWQLKNRIETVDELKKYIPLTEEEEKGAIKCLGTLRMSITPYYLSLIDINDVNDPIRRQAVPTSLELHESDADLLDPLHEDEDSPVEGLTHRYPDRALLLVTDQCSMYCRHCTRRRFAGQNDCTLPMKQIDKAIDYIKETPQIRDVLLSGGDALLISNDKLEYIIKRLREIPHVEIVRIGSRAPVVMPQRITEDLVNMLKKYHPIWLNTHFNHPNEITPESKKACEMLADAGIPLGNQSVLLRGVNDCVHLMKKLVNELVKIRVRPYYIYQCDLSMGLEHFRTSVSKGIEIIEGLRGHTSGYCVPTFVVDAPGGGGKTPVMPNYVISQSNNKVILRNFEGVITTYQEPDSYIPSCSCDVCKSGKKVELVGVSGLLNNQKMALEPEGLERKLRGHKNHEESNKNS; encoded by the coding sequence ATGAAAAATAGTAGAAGGTTTGAGTTATTTGAAAATGTTACAGATGAGCAGTGGAATGACTGGAAATGGCAGTTAAAAAACAGAATAGAGACAGTTGATGAACTAAAAAAATATATACCTTTAACAGAGGAAGAAGAAAAAGGTGCCATTAAGTGTCTTGGAACTCTAAGAATGTCTATAACACCATATTATTTATCTTTAATAGATATCAATGACGTGAATGATCCTATAAGAAGGCAAGCAGTTCCAACATCGCTTGAACTTCATGAATCTGATGCTGATTTACTCGACCCTCTGCATGAAGACGAAGACTCTCCTGTTGAAGGATTAACTCATAGATATCCAGATAGAGCTCTTTTATTAGTAACAGATCAATGTTCTATGTACTGTAGACATTGTACAAGAAGAAGATTTGCAGGTCAAAACGATTGTACCCTTCCTATGAAACAAATAGATAAAGCTATTGATTATATAAAAGAAACACCTCAGATAAGAGATGTATTATTATCTGGTGGAGATGCTTTATTAATATCTAATGACAAACTTGAATATATAATCAAGAGATTAAGGGAAATACCTCATGTTGAAATAGTTAGAATAGGATCTAGAGCGCCTGTTGTTATGCCACAAAGAATAACTGAAGACCTAGTAAACATGCTTAAAAAATATCATCCTATTTGGTTGAATACTCATTTTAATCATCCTAATGAGATAACTCCAGAATCTAAAAAAGCATGTGAGATGCTAGCAGATGCAGGTATACCTCTTGGAAACCAATCGGTTCTATTAAGAGGGGTAAACGACTGTGTTCATTTGATGAAAAAACTTGTAAATGAATTAGTAAAAATAAGGGTTAGACCATATTATATATATCAATGTGATTTATCTATGGGACTTGAGCATTTTAGAACTAGTGTATCAAAGGGAATAGAAATAATTGAAGGATTAAGAGGGCATACATCGGGATACTGTGTACCTACATTTGTAGTTGATGCTCCTGGAGGTGGAGGAAAGACACCTGTTATGCCAAACTATGTAATTTCTCAAAGCAATAACAAGGTAATACTTAGAAACTTCGAAGGAGTAATTACAACATACCAAGAGCCAGATAGTTATATTCCATCATGTTCATGTGATGTTTGCAAATCAGGCAAAAAAGTAGAACTGGTAGGAGTTTCAGGTCTTTTAAATAATCAAAAGATGGCACTTGAACCAGAAGGCCTTGAGAGAAAGTTAAGAGGTCATAAAAATCATGAAGAATCTAATAAAAACTCTTAA
- a CDS encoding 3-hydroxybutyryl-CoA dehydrogenase, with protein MKIGVIGTGTMGSGIAQVFIERGYDVILNGISESEIKNGLNIIDKNLDRKVKKEKITLKDKEDILKRIDTCLEINELKECDIVIEAIVENIELKKELFKKLDEIVKEDAILATNTSSLSITEIALSTKRPDKVIGMHFFNPAPVMKLVEIIQGIASSKETVDKVNEICIQISKDSVMVKEAPGFVVNRILIPMINEAIGILGDGIATNEEIDKAMKLGAGHPMGPLELSDLIGNDVVLFIMEILHEEFGDDKYRPHTLLKKMVRGNLLGRKTKNGFYKY; from the coding sequence ATGAAGATAGGGGTAATAGGAACTGGAACTATGGGAAGTGGAATTGCACAGGTTTTTATAGAAAGAGGATACGATGTTATATTAAATGGAATTAGTGAAAGCGAAATAAAAAACGGACTTAATATTATAGATAAAAATTTAGATAGAAAAGTTAAAAAAGAAAAAATCACATTAAAAGATAAGGAAGATATACTAAAAAGAATCGACACTTGTTTAGAAATCAATGAATTAAAAGAATGTGATATTGTGATTGAAGCTATAGTTGAGAATATAGAGTTAAAAAAAGAATTGTTTAAAAAATTAGATGAAATAGTAAAAGAAGATGCAATACTTGCAACCAATACATCATCTCTTAGCATAACAGAAATAGCCCTTTCAACAAAAAGACCTGATAAGGTAATAGGGATGCATTTTTTCAACCCGGCTCCTGTTATGAAATTAGTTGAAATAATACAAGGAATAGCATCGTCAAAAGAGACTGTAGATAAGGTGAATGAAATATGCATTCAAATAAGTAAGGATTCTGTTATGGTCAAAGAGGCTCCTGGATTTGTAGTTAATAGAATATTGATTCCTATGATTAATGAGGCTATAGGTATTTTAGGTGATGGAATAGCTACTAATGAGGAGATAGATAAAGCTATGAAGCTAGGTGCTGGTCATCCTATGGGACCGCTTGAGTTGTCTGATCTTATAGGAAATGATGTTGTTTTATTCATAATGGAGATACTACATGAAGAATTTGGGGATGACAAATATAGACCACATACTCTTCTTAAAAAGATGGTCAGGGGGAATTTATTGGGAAGAAAAACAAAGAACGGATTTTATAAATATTAA
- the kamE gene encoding lysine 5,6-aminomutase subunit beta: MSGGLYSMDSKEFDKTLDLTKIKPYGDTMNDGKVQLSFTLPVKDDEKGIECAKILASKMGLSDPSVAYHGSLDKDFTYYVVYGSLNHTVDYTSVHVETVEVDTMSMKEVDEYIRDNIKRKVVVVGASTGTDAHTVGIDAIMNMKGYAGHYGLERYDMIEAYNLGSQVPNEEFIKKAIELKADVLLVSQTVTQKNVHIDNLTNLVEILEAEGLRDNVVLICGGARIDHELAKELGYDAGFGAGKYADDVATFAVTEMVNKEIV, encoded by the coding sequence ATGAGCGGTGGACTTTACTCGATGGATAGTAAGGAGTTTGATAAAACTCTTGATCTAACAAAAATAAAGCCTTATGGAGATACCATGAACGATGGAAAGGTTCAATTAAGCTTTACTCTTCCTGTTAAAGATGATGAAAAGGGTATAGAGTGTGCAAAGATACTTGCTTCAAAAATGGGACTTAGCGATCCATCTGTAGCTTATCATGGTAGTTTAGATAAAGACTTTACATATTATGTTGTATATGGAAGTCTAAATCATACTGTTGATTATACTAGTGTGCATGTTGAAACTGTAGAAGTAGATACAATGTCTATGAAAGAAGTAGATGAATATATAAGAGATAATATAAAGAGAAAAGTAGTGGTTGTAGGAGCTAGTACTGGAACTGATGCTCATACTGTTGGAATAGATGCAATAATGAATATGAAGGGATATGCAGGACACTATGGCCTTGAAAGATACGATATGATAGAAGCCTATAATCTTGGAAGTCAAGTTCCAAATGAAGAGTTCATAAAAAAAGCTATAGAGCTTAAAGCAGACGTGCTTTTAGTATCTCAAACTGTAACTCAAAAAAATGTACATATAGATAATTTAACTAATTTAGTAGAGATATTAGAGGCTGAGGGATTAAGGGATAACGTTGTTTTAATATGTGGAGGAGCTAGAATAGATCATGAATTAGCTAAAGAACTTGGATATGATGCTGGATTTGGTGCTGGAAAATACGCAGATGATGTAGCAACATTTGCAGTTACAGAGATGGTTAATAAAGAAATTGTATAG
- the kamC gene encoding lysine 5,6-aminomutase reactivase ATPase KamC — protein sequence MDDSQREVIGFNYIMRNLDVSTPYGLQMKKDVKTYKKNQKDILIKELNYIETMKESFTKNKDYHMKIDNLLYKFKDIRKSLKRCERSNVLDEVEIFEIKCFCILIEELIDIYKEMDINIYDINFKSPDKIIDLLDPEKRRIPTFYIYDSYSDNLRKIRYRKREIEQKIFNQIDEEIIYNLKEERLGIVILEEKEELRIKKYLSDEINKFVDDIKININSLAKLDFLIGKAKLALKYESVKPEICDDMNIIIEESINPYVKDIVEKNNKKFVPISIDLNSGSTVITGANMGGKSISLNTIVLNLMLGQMGFFVFCKKAVFPILDFIYFISDDMQSVTKGLSTFGAEIHKLKEVVESIKRGNGFVALDEFARGTNPKEGSILVKSVCEYLENFKSISIISTHYDGVVDYNTVHYQVIGLKDVDFDSLKYKIYLNKSRSIQIIQDNMDYRLEKVTSDCEVPKDALNISILMGLEESIVNIAKKYY from the coding sequence TTGGATGATAGTCAAAGAGAAGTGATAGGTTTTAATTATATAATGAGAAATTTAGATGTTTCAACACCTTATGGATTACAGATGAAAAAGGATGTAAAGACTTATAAAAAAAATCAAAAAGATATTCTAATAAAAGAATTAAACTACATAGAAACTATGAAAGAAAGCTTTACAAAGAATAAAGATTATCATATGAAAATAGATAATTTACTATATAAATTTAAAGATATAAGAAAGTCTCTTAAAAGGTGTGAAAGATCAAATGTTTTAGATGAGGTTGAAATATTTGAGATAAAATGCTTTTGCATTTTGATTGAGGAGTTAATAGATATATATAAAGAAATGGATATAAATATATATGATATAAACTTTAAATCACCAGATAAGATAATAGATTTATTGGATCCAGAAAAAAGAAGAATACCTACATTTTACATATACGATTCATATAGTGATAATTTAAGAAAAATAAGATATAGAAAACGGGAAATAGAGCAGAAAATATTTAATCAAATAGATGAAGAAATAATATACAACTTAAAGGAAGAAAGATTAGGAATTGTAATACTTGAGGAAAAAGAAGAACTAAGAATAAAGAAATATTTATCAGATGAAATAAATAAATTTGTAGATGATATAAAAATCAACATAAATTCTTTAGCAAAACTTGATTTTTTGATAGGAAAAGCAAAATTAGCACTTAAGTATGAATCAGTAAAGCCTGAAATTTGTGATGATATGAATATAATCATAGAGGAGAGTATAAATCCATATGTAAAAGATATTGTTGAAAAAAACAATAAAAAATTCGTACCTATAAGCATAGATTTGAACAGCGGATCAACAGTAATAACTGGAGCTAATATGGGGGGAAAGAGTATTAGTTTAAATACTATAGTATTGAATTTGATGCTTGGACAAATGGGGTTCTTTGTATTCTGCAAAAAAGCTGTATTCCCAATACTAGATTTTATATATTTTATATCTGATGACATGCAATCTGTTACTAAGGGACTTAGTACATTCGGAGCTGAAATACATAAGTTAAAAGAAGTTGTAGAGTCTATAAAAAGAGGAAATGGATTTGTTGCTCTTGATGAATTTGCAAGAGGTACAAACCCAAAGGAAGGATCTATATTAGTAAAATCTGTTTGTGAGTATCTAGAAAATTTTAAGAGTATAAGCATAATATCTACTCATTATGATGGCGTTGTGGATTATAATACAGTTCATTATCAAGTTATAGGACTTAAAGATGTAGATTTTGATTCATTAAAATATAAAATTTATTTGAATAAATCAAGATCTATACAAATAATACAGGACAATATGGATTACAGGTTAGAAAAAGTTACAAGTGATTGTGAGGTTCCAAAGGATGCACTAAATATATCTATTCTTATGGGGCTTGAAGAATCAATAGTTAATATAGCAAAAAAATACTATTAA
- the kamB gene encoding lysine 5,6-aminomutase reactivase subunit KamB, which yields MKNLIKTLKNYNSISIIGMDKNVGKTTTLNYILSKTKGKTTLGLTSIGRDGEEKDVVTSTHKPQIYISKGTFIATSKMCFLSSDVTKEILNTTGINTPMGQVILFKSLSDGYIELAGASSNKDIKTICDSLIKLGAELVLVDGALSRKTFASPSITDATILCTGACVSKSMNDVVNKTVHTVKTLSLGMEEDKNILKTANSISKVGIIYKNLEFKDLNLLTSIDSSKYIVQNLNESATHIVIKGLLLDKLIQDIMKSTDLYNGITILIQDATKSFVSESTMYRFLKTGGSIKVINKINLIGISVNPKSIYGYEFDKNKFLQKIRTQVELPVFDVIGGG from the coding sequence ATGAAGAATCTAATAAAAACTCTTAAAAATTATAATAGTATATCCATAATAGGCATGGATAAAAATGTTGGTAAAACTACAACTTTAAATTATATATTGAGTAAAACCAAGGGTAAAACAACCCTTGGTCTTACTTCAATAGGTAGAGATGGAGAAGAAAAAGATGTAGTTACAAGCACTCATAAGCCACAAATATACATTTCTAAAGGTACGTTTATTGCAACTAGTAAAATGTGTTTTTTAAGTAGTGATGTAACAAAGGAAATATTAAATACTACAGGTATAAATACTCCTATGGGACAGGTTATATTATTTAAATCTTTAAGTGATGGATATATAGAATTAGCTGGAGCATCTTCTAATAAAGATATAAAGACTATATGTGATAGCCTTATAAAACTGGGGGCTGAACTTGTATTAGTAGATGGAGCCTTATCTAGAAAGACTTTTGCATCTCCATCTATTACAGATGCGACAATACTTTGCACAGGTGCTTGCGTATCTAAAAGTATGAATGACGTTGTGAATAAGACTGTACACACTGTCAAAACTCTGTCTTTAGGTATGGAAGAAGATAAGAATATATTAAAGACTGCAAATAGCATATCAAAGGTCGGGATTATATATAAAAACTTAGAATTTAAAGATTTAAACTTATTAACTTCAATAGACTCATCAAAATATATAGTACAAAATCTAAATGAAAGTGCAACTCATATAGTTATAAAAGGTCTACTTCTTGATAAGTTAATTCAAGATATAATGAAATCTACTGATTTATATAATGGGATAACTATATTAATACAAGATGCTACTAAGTCGTTTGTGAGTGAGAGTACAATGTATAGATTCTTAAAAACGGGTGGAAGTATAAAAGTTATAAACAAAATAAACTTAATAGGAATAAGTGTGAATCCTAAATCAATATATGGATATGAATTTGATAAAAATAAATTCTTACAAAAAATAAGAACACAAGTTGAACTACCTGTATTTGACGTTATCGGAGGTGGCTAA
- a CDS encoding enoyl-CoA hydratase-related protein: MENLLYEKINDNIGILKINRAKYMNSLNRNTLTELNILLDEIEADKNLHVLIISGEGEKAFVAGADINQMKDMGCVEAMRFSKLGNNVFKKIENLQMVVIAAINGYCLGGGLELALACDIRIGNEKSKFAQPEVGLGIIPGFGATQRLSNVIGISKAKEMIYTGNMIDSKEALSLGILNKIEEDPIKESIEMANKIIKKAPIAVKQAKKAINFAYNKNLYTDYEVECFASCFSTSDQKEGMVAFDEKRKPNFENK, encoded by the coding sequence ATGGAAAATTTATTATATGAAAAAATTAATGATAATATAGGTATTTTAAAAATAAACAGAGCTAAGTATATGAACAGTTTAAATAGAAATACTTTGACTGAGTTAAATATACTTTTAGATGAAATAGAAGCAGACAAAAATCTTCATGTTTTAATAATATCTGGAGAAGGCGAAAAGGCTTTTGTAGCTGGAGCAGATATTAATCAGATGAAAGATATGGGATGTGTTGAAGCTATGAGATTTTCAAAGCTTGGAAACAATGTATTCAAAAAAATAGAAAACTTACAAATGGTTGTAATAGCTGCTATAAATGGATATTGCTTAGGTGGGGGATTAGAACTTGCACTAGCTTGTGATATTAGAATAGGAAATGAAAAGTCTAAATTTGCTCAACCTGAGGTTGGTCTTGGTATAATTCCAGGATTTGGAGCAACTCAAAGACTATCAAATGTCATAGGGATTTCAAAAGCTAAGGAGATGATATATACAGGGAATATGATAGATTCAAAAGAGGCTTTAAGTTTAGGGATTTTAAATAAAATAGAAGAAGATCCTATAAAAGAATCAATAGAAATGGCAAATAAGATAATAAAGAAAGCTCCTATTGCTGTAAAACAGGCTAAGAAGGCTATTAACTTTGCCTATAATAAAAATCTATACACTGATTATGAGGTTGAATGCTTTGCCTCTTGCTTTAGCACAAGTGATCAAAAAGAGGGAATGGTTGCATTTGATGAAAAGAGAAAGCCAAACTTTGAAAATAAATAG
- a CDS encoding GNAT family N-acetyltransferase, translated as MFKKIIDEDIELKILEEIHTKEDYLLIDKNRNYLRQWLPWVDNTKSCEDVNKFIKSCLEQFANNEGFTAGIWYRGEFAGVIGYHELNRSHKKVNIGYWLGSEFTGLGIMIRSCKAMVDYAFSELGLHRVEIRCAEGNVKSRAIPKQLGFKNEGILREVEWLYDHYVSHVVYSMLDIEWNITK; from the coding sequence ATGTTTAAAAAGATAATAGATGAAGATATTGAATTGAAGATCTTAGAAGAGATACATACAAAAGAAGATTACTTATTGATTGATAAGAATAGAAATTATTTAAGACAATGGCTACCTTGGGTAGATAATACCAAGAGTTGTGAAGATGTCAATAAATTTATTAAATCATGTCTTGAGCAGTTTGCTAATAATGAAGGTTTTACAGCAGGTATATGGTATAGAGGTGAGTTTGCAGGTGTAATTGGATATCATGAACTGAATCGCTCACATAAAAAAGTGAATATTGGATATTGGTTAGGTTCTGAATTTACTGGTCTTGGCATAATGATAAGATCTTGTAAAGCTATGGTTGATTATGCTTTTTCAGAGTTGGGCTTACATAGAGTTGAGATAAGGTGTGCAGAAGGGAATGTAAAAAGTAGAGCAATACCAAAGCAATTGGGATTTAAGAATGAAGGAATACTAAGAGAAGTAGAATGGCTATATGATCATTATGTGAGTCATGTTGTTTATAGTATGTTAGATATTGAATGGAATATTACTAAGTAA
- a CDS encoding peroxiredoxin: MLAPPIAAQGYVNGIQKQISLKDYAGQWLILFFYGSDFTFVUPTELAAVADKYTEITGLGADVLAISTDSIYSHKVFHEVSPSAKKVMYPLLSDRTLNISRSYGVLDDKSASSYRATFIIDPNGKIKLWEVYPSTVGRNIDETIRALKAIQYNSQSNEGTPANWQPGENGIKPDLQLAGKI; this comes from the coding sequence ATGTTGGCACCACCTATTGCAGCACAAGGGTATGTAAATGGAATCCAAAAACAGATCTCCCTTAAAGACTATGCAGGACAATGGCTTATACTCTTTTTTTATGGCAGTGACTTCACTTTTGTCTGACCAACAGAATTGGCAGCAGTTGCTGATAAATATACTGAAATCACTGGGCTTGGAGCAGATGTTTTAGCTATCAGTACAGATAGTATTTATTCTCATAAAGTATTTCATGAAGTTTCTCCAAGTGCAAAAAAAGTAATGTATCCTTTGCTTTCTGATAGAACCCTTAATATTTCTAGATCCTATGGTGTTTTGGACGATAAAAGTGCATCATCCTACAGAGCTACTTTTATCATTGATCCCAATGGGAAAATAAAACTATGGGAAGTCTATCCTTCTACTGTAGGTAGAAATATTGATGAAACAATTCGAGCATTAAAAGCAATACAATATAATTCTCAAAGTAATGAAGGTACACCAGCAAATTGGCAACCTGGTGAAAATGGAATAAAACCTGATCTACAACTTGCAGGAAAAATATGA
- the kamD gene encoding lysine 5,6-aminomutase subunit alpha has translation MKSKVNLNWEVVDKARQCAKNIANDVQNFINGHTTVAVERTVCRLLGIDGVDEYGVPLSNIVVDSIKSQNMLSLGAALFVGNAMLTYEISAQEVANRISKKEMDITKIPIHDLFDIKMSLVPTIKATMDKIDANKMKREEYLSRFSDKEGPYLYVIVATGNIYEDIIQAKAAAKQGADIIAVIRTTGQSLLDYVPYGATTEGFGGTYATQENFRLMRAALDEVGEELGRYIRVCNYCSGLCMPEIAAMGAIERLDVMLNDALYGILFRDINMKRTMIDQYFSRAINGYAGVIINTGEDNYLTTADAVEEAHTVLASQFINEQFALVAGLSEELMGLGHAFEMNPDIKDGFLLELAQAQMAREIFPKAPLKYMPPTKFMTGNIFKGHIQDAMFNMITIMTNQKIHLLGMLTEALHTPFMSDRALSIENASYVFNAMSSLGEEITFKKDGIIENRANEVLNKAYELLKEIEVQGLFKTLEKGTFAGIKRPMDSGKGIDGVIEKDKKYFNPFIDIMLGGKR, from the coding sequence ATGAAAAGCAAAGTTAATTTAAACTGGGAGGTTGTAGATAAAGCTAGGCAGTGTGCAAAAAATATAGCAAATGATGTGCAAAACTTTATAAACGGTCATACTACAGTGGCAGTTGAGAGAACTGTGTGTAGGTTATTAGGAATAGATGGGGTTGATGAATACGGTGTACCTCTTTCGAATATAGTTGTAGACAGTATAAAAAGTCAGAATATGTTATCTTTAGGGGCTGCTTTATTTGTTGGAAATGCAATGTTAACTTATGAAATAAGCGCACAAGAGGTAGCAAATAGAATTAGCAAAAAGGAAATGGATATAACTAAAATTCCTATTCATGATTTGTTCGATATAAAGATGAGTTTAGTACCTACGATAAAGGCTACTATGGATAAAATAGACGCTAACAAAATGAAAAGAGAAGAGTATTTAAGTAGATTTTCAGATAAGGAAGGACCATATTTATATGTAATAGTGGCTACTGGAAATATATATGAAGATATAATTCAAGCAAAGGCTGCTGCAAAACAAGGAGCGGATATAATAGCAGTTATAAGAACTACTGGTCAAAGTCTACTCGATTATGTACCATATGGTGCAACTACTGAAGGATTTGGAGGAACTTATGCAACTCAAGAAAACTTTAGGCTTATGAGAGCGGCTCTTGATGAGGTTGGAGAAGAGCTTGGAAGATATATAAGAGTTTGTAATTATTGTTCAGGGCTTTGTATGCCAGAAATTGCGGCCATGGGAGCGATTGAAAGATTAGATGTAATGTTAAATGATGCCCTTTATGGAATATTATTTAGAGATATAAATATGAAAAGAACTATGATAGATCAATACTTCTCAAGAGCTATAAATGGATATGCAGGAGTAATTATAAATACAGGTGAAGACAATTATTTGACTACTGCTGATGCCGTAGAAGAAGCTCATACTGTACTTGCATCTCAATTTATAAATGAACAATTTGCTTTGGTTGCAGGACTATCAGAGGAACTTATGGGACTGGGCCATGCTTTTGAAATGAATCCTGATATAAAGGATGGTTTTTTACTAGAACTTGCACAAGCACAAATGGCTAGAGAAATATTCCCTAAGGCTCCGTTAAAATATATGCCACCTACAAAGTTTATGACTGGAAACATATTTAAAGGTCATATACAAGATGCTATGTTTAATATGATAACTATAATGACAAATCAAAAGATACATCTTTTAGGTATGCTAACAGAAGCGTTACACACACCTTTTATGTCAGATAGAGCACTTTCAATAGAAAATGCTAGTTATGTATTCAATGCAATGAGTTCTTTGGGGGAAGAGATAACGTTTAAAAAAGATGGAATAATAGAAAATAGAGCTAATGAGGTATTGAACAAAGCATACGAATTATTAAAAGAAATAGAAGTACAAGGATTATTTAAAACATTGGAGAAAGGAACTTTTGCTGGAATAAAAAGACCTATGGATTCAGGTAAAGGTATTGATGGAGTTATAGAAAAGGACAAAAAATATTTTAATCCATTTATAGATATTATGTTAGGAGGGAAGAGATAA
- a CDS encoding acetyl-CoA C-acetyltransferase has protein sequence MREAVVVSAVRTPIGNYGGSLKDVEAKQLGSLVIKEALKRANVSSNYVDEVIFGCVLQGGLGQNIARQCSLGAGMPDSIPAMSINKVCGSGLRSVSLAAQTILSGDNDIVVVGGVENMSKSPYLLENARWGYRMGDGNLKDVMIKDGLWDAFNDYHMGITAENLAEKYSITREEQDEFAVKSQNKAEKAQLDGKFDDEIVPVVIPQRKKDPIVFDKDEFIKYGSKLEKLQKLRPAFKKDGTVTAANASGINDGAAALVIMSKEKCEELGLEPLATIVSYASKGVDPSIMGIGPVDAVKKALDKANLSIDDMDLIEANEAFAAQSIAVAKELNLDMNKVNVNGGAIALGHPIGASGARIFVTLLHEMRRRNCGYGLATLCIGGGMGTAVVVKR, from the coding sequence ATGAGAGAAGCTGTAGTTGTCTCGGCAGTTAGAACACCTATAGGAAATTATGGAGGATCACTTAAGGATGTAGAAGCTAAGCAACTTGGAAGTTTGGTTATTAAAGAAGCTTTAAAAAGAGCTAATGTGAGTTCAAATTATGTAGATGAAGTTATATTTGGATGTGTTCTTCAAGGGGGTCTTGGTCAAAATATAGCTAGACAGTGTTCACTAGGTGCCGGTATGCCTGATAGTATTCCTGCAATGAGTATAAATAAGGTATGTGGATCAGGCCTTAGAAGTGTATCACTTGCTGCACAAACTATATTATCAGGAGATAATGATATTGTTGTAGTAGGTGGAGTTGAGAATATGTCAAAATCACCTTATTTACTCGAGAATGCTAGATGGGGATATAGAATGGGTGATGGAAATCTAAAGGATGTTATGATAAAAGATGGACTTTGGGATGCTTTTAATGACTATCATATGGGAATTACAGCTGAGAATTTGGCTGAAAAGTACTCTATAACTAGAGAAGAGCAGGATGAATTTGCAGTTAAATCTCAAAATAAGGCTGAAAAGGCACAGTTAGATGGAAAGTTTGATGATGAAATAGTTCCTGTTGTTATTCCTCAGAGAAAAAAAGACCCTATAGTATTTGATAAAGATGAGTTTATAAAGTATGGATCTAAACTAGAAAAATTACAAAAACTAAGACCTGCATTTAAAAAGGATGGAACGGTAACAGCGGCAAATGCATCTGGAATAAATGATGGTGCAGCAGCTCTTGTTATAATGAGTAAGGAAAAGTGTGAAGAGTTAGGGCTTGAACCTTTAGCAACTATAGTTAGTTATGCATCAAAAGGAGTAGACCCATCTATTATGGGAATAGGACCAGTTGATGCTGTCAAGAAAGCTCTTGATAAAGCTAACTTAAGTATTGATGATATGGATTTGATAGAAGCTAATGAAGCTTTTGCAGCACAGTCTATAGCAGTTGCAAAAGAATTAAATCTTGATATGAATAAGGTAAATGTAAATGGTGGAGCAATAGCACTAGGTCATCCAATAGGAGCATCTGGAGCTAGAATATTTGTGACATTACTTCATGAGATGAGAAGGAGAAATTGTGGTTATGGGCTTGCTACTTTGTGCATTGGTGGTGGAATGGGTACTGCTGTTGTAGTTAAAAGATAA